In Oryctolagus cuniculus chromosome X, mOryCun1.1, whole genome shotgun sequence, a single window of DNA contains:
- the LOC100343356 gene encoding olfactory receptor 10V1-like, with product MEPVRKNHTLSSEFVILGFGEMADLQILFFGLFLIMHLVTLAGHAAIVLITLIDSCLQTPMYFFLRNLSAIEICYTLVIVPNMLANFLSRSQRMPFLACALQMHLFIALGGAECFLLAVMAYDRFVAICNPLRYALLITRGLCLRMLALACISGFALSLTLTTLIFLLPFCQSHEINHFFCDIPAVLFLACSDTRANEVAIFVVCMLILLIPFVLILLSYAFIIAAVLKIHSAEGRSKAFSTCTGHLLVSLLHYGCAIFIYIRPKSCYTPEQDKIVSLIYTNVTPMLYPMIYSLRNKEVKGALRRLLESHGH from the coding sequence ATGGAGCCGGTGCGGAAGAACCACACCTTGAGCTCTGAGTTTGTTATCCTGGGCTTTGGGGAGATGGCTGACCTGCAGATCCTCTTTTTTGGGCTCTTTCTAATCATGCATCTTGTCACCCTGGCAGGGCATGCAGCGATTGTGCTCATCACCCTCATCGACTCTTGCCTCCAGACTCCCATGTATTTCTTCCTTCGAAACCTCTCTGCCATTGAAATCTGCTACACGTTGGTTATTGTCCCCAACATGCTAGCCAATTTCCTGTCCAGGAGCCAGCGGATGCCCTTCCTGGCCTGTGCGCTGCAAATGCACCTCTTCATCGCCCTGGGCGGGGCCGAGTGCTTTCTCCTGGctgtgatggcctatgaccgcttCGTGGCCATCTGCAACCCCCTGCGCTATGCACTCCTCATCACCAGGGGCCTCTGCCTGCGGATGCTGGCCCTGGCCTGCATCAGCGGCTTTGCCCTCTCGCTCACCCTCACCACACTGATATTCCTGCTGCCCTTCTGTCAGTCCCACGAGATCAACCATTTCTTCTGTGACATCCCCGCTGTGCTCTTCCTGGCCTGCTCGGACACGCGAGCCAACGAGGTCGCCATCTTCGTTGTCTGCATGCTCATCCTCTTGATTCCCTTCGTGCTGATCCTGCTCTCCTATGCGTTCATCATCGCTGCTGTTCTCAAAATCCACTCTGCTGAGGGCAGGAGcaaagccttctccacctgcACGGGCCACCTGCTGGTCTCTCTTCTGCACTACGGCTGTGCCATTTTCATCTACATTCGCCCCAAGTCGTGCTACACCCCAGAGCAGGACAAAATCGTGTCCTTAATCTACACCAACGTGACTCCCATGCTCTACCCTATGATCTACAGTCTGAGGAACAAGGAAGTCAAGGGTGCCCTCAGGAGACTGCTGGAGAGCCACGGCCACTGA